The following coding sequences are from one Panicum hallii strain FIL2 chromosome 5, PHallii_v3.1, whole genome shotgun sequence window:
- the LOC112895649 gene encoding peroxisomal membrane protein PEX14-like isoform X2 encodes MECCGKSSSPEDGSGGTESFDNLVIQASQPMREDYIQNAVKFLSHPKVKGSPVFHRRSFLEKKGLTNEEIDEAFRRVPDPKPNGTETASAGSQQANNHNQSVALQPYTEPQAATGSITAGTIAPHTKAQFSWLNTLLGAGLFLGLGASAAITLKKWFIPSLKSWTRTVVAEEDENAKDELTCKLYEEIRKAINVSASAYSDIARTNQEVLASKVEDRKVLMKLTEAFESQADVFKSLNETLLNHIRENRFSQYNLLEEHVQPAPWNGLIDYQGRASQQTNIYPTPPNSSFDPGRHSFMPLPAEPTYGSYSGSYTERGQRPGYGFQPQVSNDRQNLGLRGNYQGVSSNHHASNAIDDPTAVAVEFQRRWAPPQPPGVIMPEAAAAIRQPRSVPRQQSQPADGHPSTDVPRPSEHAVATTEQRNGTPGAPGGELAADGGTVTASASSSGGSEEQQQEAA; translated from the exons ATGGAATGCTGTGGAAAAAGTAGCAGCCCTGAGG ATGGTTCTGGTGGGACTGAATCCTTCGACAATCTGGTAATTCAAGCTTCACAGCCGATGAGGGAGGATTACATACAGAATGCTGTTAAGTTTCTTTCACATCCGAAGGTGAAGGGTTCTCCAGTATTCCACAGGCGGTCTTTCCTTGAAAAGAAAGGCCTTACAAATGAGGAAATTGATGAAGCCTTTCGTAGGGTTCCT GACCCTAAGCCAAATGGAACTGAAACTGCATCTGCTGGTTCGCAACAAG CAAACAACCACAACCAATCTGTTGCACTGCAACCTTATACAGAACCACAAGCTGCTACTGGCTCTATCACTGCTGGAACTATTGCCCCGCATACGAAGGCACAATTTAGCTGGCTCAACACACTCCTTGGTGCAGGTCTTTTTCTTGGTTTGGGGGCTAGTGCTGCCATAACCCTCAAG AAATGGTTCATTCCTAGTCTAAAATCTTGGACCCGTACAGTCGTTGCTGAAGAAGATGAGAATGCAAAGGATGAACTCACTTGCAAACTCTATGAAGAAATTAGGAAAGCCATAAATGTTTCTGCATCAGCCTATTCTGATATAGCTAGAACAAACCAAGAAGTGCTTGCTTCAAAAGTTGAAG ATAGGAAGGTACTTATGAAGTTAACAGAAGCATTTGAGTCACAGGCAGATGTGTTTAAGTCCTTGAACGAGACCTTATTAAATCATATCAGGGAGAATCGGTTTTCACAATACAACCTATTGGAAGAGCATGTTCAGCCTGCACCATGGAATG GGCTGATTGACTATCAAGGGAGAGCTTCTCAG CAAACTAATATTTATCCAACACCACCAAACAGCAGTTTTGACCCAG GGAGGCATTCATTCATGCCATTGCCTGCAGAACCCACTTATGGATCATATTCTGGATCTTACACTGAG CGTGGGCAGAGGCCAGGGTACGGATTCCAGCCCCAGGTGAGCAATGACCGACAGAACCTCGGTTTGCGGGGCAACTACCAAGGGGTTTCGTCGAATCACCACGCCAGCAATGCCATTGATGACCCCACCGCGGTTGCAGTGGAATTCCAGCGCCGCTGGGCTCCCCCACAGCCCCCGGGCGTCATCATGCCAGAGGCCGCAGCCGCCATCCGGCAGCCCAGATCCGTTCCAAGGCAGCAGTCGCAGCCAGCCGATGGTCACCCGAGTACCGATGTTCCGAGACCATCTGAGCACGCCGTGGCGACAACAGAGCAGAGGAACGGCACCCCTGGAGCACCCGGTGGAGAGTTGGCAGCTGATGGCGGTACCGTGACAGCCAGCGCCAGCAGCAGCGGTGGGAGTGAAGAGCAGCAGCAGGAAGCCGCTTGA
- the LOC112895649 gene encoding peroxisomal membrane protein PEX14-like isoform X3, producing the protein MAEQPPSSAPQDGSGGTESFDNLVIQASQPMREDYIQNAVKFLSHPKVKGSPVFHRRSFLEKKGLTNEEIDEAFRRVPDPKPNGTETASAGSQQANNHNQSVALQPYTEPQAATGSITAGTIAPHTKAQFSWLNTLLGAGLFLGLGASAAITLKKWFIPSLKSWTRTVVAEEDENAKDELTCKLYEEIRKAINVSASAYSDIARTNQEVLASKVEDRKVLMKLTEAFESQADVFKSLNETLLNHIRENRFSQYNLLEEHVQPAPWNGLIDYQGRASQQTNIYPTPPNSSFDPGRHSFMPLPAEPTYGSYSGSYTERPGYGFQPQVSNDRQNLGLRGNYQGVSSNHHASNAIDDPTAVAVEFQRRWAPPQPPGVIMPEAAAAIRQPRSVPRQQSQPADGHPSTDVPRPSEHAVATTEQRNGTPGAPGGELAADGGTVTASASSSGGSEEQQQEAA; encoded by the exons ATGGCGGAGCAGCCTCCAAGCTCCGCGCCGCAAG ATGGTTCTGGTGGGACTGAATCCTTCGACAATCTGGTAATTCAAGCTTCACAGCCGATGAGGGAGGATTACATACAGAATGCTGTTAAGTTTCTTTCACATCCGAAGGTGAAGGGTTCTCCAGTATTCCACAGGCGGTCTTTCCTTGAAAAGAAAGGCCTTACAAATGAGGAAATTGATGAAGCCTTTCGTAGGGTTCCT GACCCTAAGCCAAATGGAACTGAAACTGCATCTGCTGGTTCGCAACAAG CAAACAACCACAACCAATCTGTTGCACTGCAACCTTATACAGAACCACAAGCTGCTACTGGCTCTATCACTGCTGGAACTATTGCCCCGCATACGAAGGCACAATTTAGCTGGCTCAACACACTCCTTGGTGCAGGTCTTTTTCTTGGTTTGGGGGCTAGTGCTGCCATAACCCTCAAG AAATGGTTCATTCCTAGTCTAAAATCTTGGACCCGTACAGTCGTTGCTGAAGAAGATGAGAATGCAAAGGATGAACTCACTTGCAAACTCTATGAAGAAATTAGGAAAGCCATAAATGTTTCTGCATCAGCCTATTCTGATATAGCTAGAACAAACCAAGAAGTGCTTGCTTCAAAAGTTGAAG ATAGGAAGGTACTTATGAAGTTAACAGAAGCATTTGAGTCACAGGCAGATGTGTTTAAGTCCTTGAACGAGACCTTATTAAATCATATCAGGGAGAATCGGTTTTCACAATACAACCTATTGGAAGAGCATGTTCAGCCTGCACCATGGAATG GGCTGATTGACTATCAAGGGAGAGCTTCTCAG CAAACTAATATTTATCCAACACCACCAAACAGCAGTTTTGACCCAG GGAGGCATTCATTCATGCCATTGCCTGCAGAACCCACTTATGGATCATATTCTGGATCTTACACTGAG AGGCCAGGGTACGGATTCCAGCCCCAGGTGAGCAATGACCGACAGAACCTCGGTTTGCGGGGCAACTACCAAGGGGTTTCGTCGAATCACCACGCCAGCAATGCCATTGATGACCCCACCGCGGTTGCAGTGGAATTCCAGCGCCGCTGGGCTCCCCCACAGCCCCCGGGCGTCATCATGCCAGAGGCCGCAGCCGCCATCCGGCAGCCCAGATCCGTTCCAAGGCAGCAGTCGCAGCCAGCCGATGGTCACCCGAGTACCGATGTTCCGAGACCATCTGAGCACGCCGTGGCGACAACAGAGCAGAGGAACGGCACCCCTGGAGCACCCGGTGGAGAGTTGGCAGCTGATGGCGGTACCGTGACAGCCAGCGCCAGCAGCAGCGGTGGGAGTGAAGAGCAGCAGCAGGAAGCCGCTTGA
- the LOC112895649 gene encoding peroxisomal membrane protein PEX14-like isoform X1, with translation MAEQPPSSAPQDGSGGTESFDNLVIQASQPMREDYIQNAVKFLSHPKVKGSPVFHRRSFLEKKGLTNEEIDEAFRRVPDPKPNGTETASAGSQQANNHNQSVALQPYTEPQAATGSITAGTIAPHTKAQFSWLNTLLGAGLFLGLGASAAITLKKWFIPSLKSWTRTVVAEEDENAKDELTCKLYEEIRKAINVSASAYSDIARTNQEVLASKVEDRKVLMKLTEAFESQADVFKSLNETLLNHIRENRFSQYNLLEEHVQPAPWNGLIDYQGRASQQTNIYPTPPNSSFDPGRHSFMPLPAEPTYGSYSGSYTERGQRPGYGFQPQVSNDRQNLGLRGNYQGVSSNHHASNAIDDPTAVAVEFQRRWAPPQPPGVIMPEAAAAIRQPRSVPRQQSQPADGHPSTDVPRPSEHAVATTEQRNGTPGAPGGELAADGGTVTASASSSGGSEEQQQEAA, from the exons ATGGCGGAGCAGCCTCCAAGCTCCGCGCCGCAAG ATGGTTCTGGTGGGACTGAATCCTTCGACAATCTGGTAATTCAAGCTTCACAGCCGATGAGGGAGGATTACATACAGAATGCTGTTAAGTTTCTTTCACATCCGAAGGTGAAGGGTTCTCCAGTATTCCACAGGCGGTCTTTCCTTGAAAAGAAAGGCCTTACAAATGAGGAAATTGATGAAGCCTTTCGTAGGGTTCCT GACCCTAAGCCAAATGGAACTGAAACTGCATCTGCTGGTTCGCAACAAG CAAACAACCACAACCAATCTGTTGCACTGCAACCTTATACAGAACCACAAGCTGCTACTGGCTCTATCACTGCTGGAACTATTGCCCCGCATACGAAGGCACAATTTAGCTGGCTCAACACACTCCTTGGTGCAGGTCTTTTTCTTGGTTTGGGGGCTAGTGCTGCCATAACCCTCAAG AAATGGTTCATTCCTAGTCTAAAATCTTGGACCCGTACAGTCGTTGCTGAAGAAGATGAGAATGCAAAGGATGAACTCACTTGCAAACTCTATGAAGAAATTAGGAAAGCCATAAATGTTTCTGCATCAGCCTATTCTGATATAGCTAGAACAAACCAAGAAGTGCTTGCTTCAAAAGTTGAAG ATAGGAAGGTACTTATGAAGTTAACAGAAGCATTTGAGTCACAGGCAGATGTGTTTAAGTCCTTGAACGAGACCTTATTAAATCATATCAGGGAGAATCGGTTTTCACAATACAACCTATTGGAAGAGCATGTTCAGCCTGCACCATGGAATG GGCTGATTGACTATCAAGGGAGAGCTTCTCAG CAAACTAATATTTATCCAACACCACCAAACAGCAGTTTTGACCCAG GGAGGCATTCATTCATGCCATTGCCTGCAGAACCCACTTATGGATCATATTCTGGATCTTACACTGAG CGTGGGCAGAGGCCAGGGTACGGATTCCAGCCCCAGGTGAGCAATGACCGACAGAACCTCGGTTTGCGGGGCAACTACCAAGGGGTTTCGTCGAATCACCACGCCAGCAATGCCATTGATGACCCCACCGCGGTTGCAGTGGAATTCCAGCGCCGCTGGGCTCCCCCACAGCCCCCGGGCGTCATCATGCCAGAGGCCGCAGCCGCCATCCGGCAGCCCAGATCCGTTCCAAGGCAGCAGTCGCAGCCAGCCGATGGTCACCCGAGTACCGATGTTCCGAGACCATCTGAGCACGCCGTGGCGACAACAGAGCAGAGGAACGGCACCCCTGGAGCACCCGGTGGAGAGTTGGCAGCTGATGGCGGTACCGTGACAGCCAGCGCCAGCAGCAGCGGTGGGAGTGAAGAGCAGCAGCAGGAAGCCGCTTGA
- the LOC112895649 gene encoding peroxisomal membrane protein PEX14-like isoform X4 codes for MAEQPPSSAPQDGSGGTESFDNLVIQASQPMREDYIQNAVKFLSHPKVKGSPVFHRRSFLEKKGLTNEEIDEAFRRVPDPKPNGTETASAGSQQEPQAATGSITAGTIAPHTKAQFSWLNTLLGAGLFLGLGASAAITLKKWFIPSLKSWTRTVVAEEDENAKDELTCKLYEEIRKAINVSASAYSDIARTNQEVLASKVEDRKVLMKLTEAFESQADVFKSLNETLLNHIRENRFSQYNLLEEHVQPAPWNGLIDYQGRASQQTNIYPTPPNSSFDPGRHSFMPLPAEPTYGSYSGSYTERGQRPGYGFQPQVSNDRQNLGLRGNYQGVSSNHHASNAIDDPTAVAVEFQRRWAPPQPPGVIMPEAAAAIRQPRSVPRQQSQPADGHPSTDVPRPSEHAVATTEQRNGTPGAPGGELAADGGTVTASASSSGGSEEQQQEAA; via the exons ATGGCGGAGCAGCCTCCAAGCTCCGCGCCGCAAG ATGGTTCTGGTGGGACTGAATCCTTCGACAATCTGGTAATTCAAGCTTCACAGCCGATGAGGGAGGATTACATACAGAATGCTGTTAAGTTTCTTTCACATCCGAAGGTGAAGGGTTCTCCAGTATTCCACAGGCGGTCTTTCCTTGAAAAGAAAGGCCTTACAAATGAGGAAATTGATGAAGCCTTTCGTAGGGTTCCT GACCCTAAGCCAAATGGAACTGAAACTGCATCTGCTGGTTCGCAACAAG AACCACAAGCTGCTACTGGCTCTATCACTGCTGGAACTATTGCCCCGCATACGAAGGCACAATTTAGCTGGCTCAACACACTCCTTGGTGCAGGTCTTTTTCTTGGTTTGGGGGCTAGTGCTGCCATAACCCTCAAG AAATGGTTCATTCCTAGTCTAAAATCTTGGACCCGTACAGTCGTTGCTGAAGAAGATGAGAATGCAAAGGATGAACTCACTTGCAAACTCTATGAAGAAATTAGGAAAGCCATAAATGTTTCTGCATCAGCCTATTCTGATATAGCTAGAACAAACCAAGAAGTGCTTGCTTCAAAAGTTGAAG ATAGGAAGGTACTTATGAAGTTAACAGAAGCATTTGAGTCACAGGCAGATGTGTTTAAGTCCTTGAACGAGACCTTATTAAATCATATCAGGGAGAATCGGTTTTCACAATACAACCTATTGGAAGAGCATGTTCAGCCTGCACCATGGAATG GGCTGATTGACTATCAAGGGAGAGCTTCTCAG CAAACTAATATTTATCCAACACCACCAAACAGCAGTTTTGACCCAG GGAGGCATTCATTCATGCCATTGCCTGCAGAACCCACTTATGGATCATATTCTGGATCTTACACTGAG CGTGGGCAGAGGCCAGGGTACGGATTCCAGCCCCAGGTGAGCAATGACCGACAGAACCTCGGTTTGCGGGGCAACTACCAAGGGGTTTCGTCGAATCACCACGCCAGCAATGCCATTGATGACCCCACCGCGGTTGCAGTGGAATTCCAGCGCCGCTGGGCTCCCCCACAGCCCCCGGGCGTCATCATGCCAGAGGCCGCAGCCGCCATCCGGCAGCCCAGATCCGTTCCAAGGCAGCAGTCGCAGCCAGCCGATGGTCACCCGAGTACCGATGTTCCGAGACCATCTGAGCACGCCGTGGCGACAACAGAGCAGAGGAACGGCACCCCTGGAGCACCCGGTGGAGAGTTGGCAGCTGATGGCGGTACCGTGACAGCCAGCGCCAGCAGCAGCGGTGGGAGTGAAGAGCAGCAGCAGGAAGCCGCTTGA
- the LOC112891716 gene encoding serine/threonine-protein kinase HT1-like yields the protein MKSLQCFKQSSGGGNGCGPGKRLERRLSLGEYKKAVSWSKYLIAPPGARIRGGGEELWSADLSKLEIRGKFASGRHSRVYSGRYSGREVAIKMVSQPEEDAALATELERQFASEVALLLRLHHPNIISFVAACKKPPVFCIITEYMAGGSLRKYLHQQEPHSVPIELVLKLSLDIARGMSYLHSQGILHRDLKSENILLGEDMSVKVADFGISCLESQCGSGKGFTGTYRWMAPEMIKEKHHTRKVDVYSFGIVMWEILTSLVPFSDMTPEQAAVAVALKNARPPLPASCPVAISHLIMQCWATNPDKRPQFDDIVAILESYKEALDDDPSFFLSYIPPPPHHSHHHHHHHHHHHHHHQSLLRCFPRSMRRSASLKV from the exons ATGAAGAGTCTGCAGTGCTTCAAgcagagcagcggcggcgggaaTGGTTgcgggccggggaagcggcTGGAGCGGCGGCTGTCGCTGGGCGAGTACAAGAAGGCGGTGTCGTGGTCCAAGTACCTGATAGCTCCGCCGGGCGCCAGgatccgcggcggcggcgaggagctctGGAGCGCCGACCTGTCCAAGCTGGAGATCCGGGGCAAGTTCGCCTCAGGCCGCCACAGCCGCGTTTACTCCGGCAGGTACTCCGGCCGTGAGGTGGCCATCAAGATGGTCAGCCAGCCAGAGGAGGACGCTGCGCTTGCCACCGAGCTCGAGCGCCAGTTCGCCTCCGAGGtcgcgctcctcctccgcctccaccacccCAACATCATCTCG TTTGTTGCAGCATGCAAGAAGCCACCAGTATTCTGTATCATCACCGAGTACATGGCAGGGGGCTCCCTTCGTAAATATCTGCATCAGCAGGAGCCTCATTCAGTTCCCATCGAATTAGTGCTGAAATTATCTTTAGATATTGCTCGAGGGATGAGCTACCTCCACTCTCAGGGTATACTTCATAGAGACCTGAAATCAGAGAATATACTTCTGGGAGAAGATATGTCTGTTAAAGTGGCAGATTTTGGGATTTCATGCTTGGAATCACAGTGTGGAAGTGGCAAGGGGTTTACAGGAACCTACAGGTGGATGGCTCCAGAAATGATCAAAGAGAAACATCATACTAGGAAAGTTGATGTGTACAGCTTCGGAATCGTCATGTGGGAGATTTTGACTTCTCTGGTTCCGTTCAGTGACATGACTCCTGAGCAGGCTGCTGTTGCTGTTGCACTAAAG AAtgctaggccaccactgcctgCTTCATGCCCTGTGGCAATAAGCCACCTGATAATGCAATGCTGGGCGACCAACCCGGACAAAAGACCTCAGTTTGACGACATAGTTGCGATCCTTGAGAGCTACAAAGAAGCCCTTGACGACGACCCATCATTCTTCTTGTCATACATACCACCTCCACCGCACCACagccatcatcatcatcaccaccaccatcaccaccaccatCACCATCAGAGCCTTCTTCGGTGCTTCCCTCGCTCCATGAGACGATCTGCATCTCTGAAAGTATGA